In one window of Pseudoalteromonas espejiana DSM 9414 DNA:
- a CDS encoding L,D-transpeptidase family protein, protein MKGLFSNQVSKKVKSITLSTAFIGGACMSSLPALAASELESTALAGSSLTTYSSQQHLKSNQDYYFDQNAAQLIERTEKAINWYKEIVSNGGFIPLQIGELLELGSTNEEVNLLAQRLYQERDLKNNACTDAKCTFDQQIEQAVKQFQRRHGLKVDGRVGKRTVARLNIPAKVKLNKLKLNFYRITNFAGSSDEQYVYVNIPEYKLRYVKAGNVKLQNNVIVGKPSWETPAFSDEIEKFVVNPEWRIPVSIATKEIAPKVAKDSDYLAKNDIEIRKNSYLDTKKVNPNNIDWEEIKPYQFDHFLVKRAGDENPLGEVKYLFPNAEAIYVHDTPAKQRFSQSRRALSHGCIRVEEPFSLAREIIKHQGEERTLKQVDKARATDTTQTFHLDEPLPIHLVYWTAWVDESMLVNFRDDIYQHDQKALLNNNEQSVIAALLKNK, encoded by the coding sequence ATGAAGGGGTTATTTTCAAACCAGGTGTCTAAAAAGGTAAAAAGCATTACATTAAGCACCGCTTTTATAGGGGGAGCTTGCATGAGCTCTTTACCTGCTTTGGCCGCCTCTGAGCTTGAAAGTACTGCATTAGCAGGCTCTTCATTAACCACCTATAGCTCGCAGCAGCACCTTAAAAGTAATCAAGACTACTACTTCGATCAAAATGCAGCACAACTAATAGAACGTACTGAAAAAGCAATTAACTGGTACAAAGAAATTGTTAGCAATGGTGGTTTTATTCCGCTGCAAATAGGTGAACTGCTTGAATTAGGCAGCACAAATGAAGAGGTAAACTTGCTTGCACAGCGTTTATACCAAGAGCGTGATTTAAAAAATAATGCTTGTACCGATGCAAAGTGTACTTTTGATCAACAAATTGAACAGGCCGTAAAGCAATTTCAGCGCCGCCATGGCTTAAAGGTTGATGGACGAGTTGGCAAACGCACTGTTGCTAGATTAAATATACCTGCAAAGGTTAAGTTAAATAAGTTAAAGCTAAATTTTTATCGTATTACTAACTTTGCCGGCTCAAGCGATGAGCAGTATGTTTATGTGAATATACCAGAGTATAAATTGCGCTACGTTAAAGCGGGTAATGTAAAATTACAAAATAATGTAATAGTGGGTAAACCTAGTTGGGAAACCCCTGCTTTTAGTGACGAAATAGAAAAGTTTGTTGTCAATCCTGAGTGGCGTATACCCGTATCTATTGCAACCAAAGAAATTGCCCCTAAAGTAGCAAAAGATTCAGATTACCTCGCTAAAAATGACATCGAGATTAGAAAAAATAGTTACTTAGATACCAAAAAAGTTAACCCAAACAATATTGATTGGGAGGAGATCAAACCTTATCAGTTTGATCACTTTTTAGTTAAACGTGCAGGGGATGAAAATCCGCTAGGAGAAGTTAAGTATTTATTTCCTAATGCAGAAGCCATTTACGTACACGACACCCCTGCAAAGCAGCGTTTTAGCCAATCTCGACGGGCCTTATCGCATGGGTGCATTAGGGTTGAAGAACCATTTTCATTGGCACGAGAAATTATTAAGCACCAAGGTGAAGAGCGCACGCTTAAACAGGTAGATAAAGCAAGAGCAACCGACACCACGCAAACGTTTCATTTAGATGAGCCGTTACCTATTCATTTAGTGTATTGGACGGCATGGGTTGATGAGAGCATGTTAGTAAACTTTAGGGATGATATTTATCAGCACGACCAAAAAGCATTACTTAACAATAACGAGCAATCGGTTATTGCAGCTTTATTAAAAAATAAATAG
- a CDS encoding DNA topoisomerase IB yields MKLIYVDDNLPGISRKLKRKSWLYYDPIGKQIKEQEVIDRLNALAFPPAYKNAWFCPEENGHILATGYDSKGRKQYRYHPEFRAQQEAKKYQACGVFGNKLPLLRARLETDLQGDELNVERTLAAVVRLMDLGALRVGNERNVKQNKSFGATTLRTRHAKLTGKNIQLQYRAKSGKEREVNITDRVLSHVIKDLQDLPGQHLFQYISDGERTNVTSSEINQYIQQIMGEEFSAKHFRTWRASVIAFKQLFKAKGALTLKSMLDSVSEQLGNTPAIARKSYVHPDLIALCKQDEETQTAWRETLSLPRKTKYLSRFERGFLAFLND; encoded by the coding sequence ATGAAGCTAATTTATGTTGATGACAACTTACCCGGTATATCCCGAAAACTTAAGCGTAAAAGCTGGCTTTACTACGACCCTATAGGTAAGCAAATAAAAGAGCAGGAGGTTATTGATAGATTAAACGCCTTGGCATTTCCACCCGCATATAAAAATGCCTGGTTTTGCCCTGAAGAAAACGGCCATATTTTAGCAACTGGTTACGATAGTAAAGGGCGAAAGCAGTATCGTTATCACCCTGAGTTTAGAGCGCAGCAAGAGGCTAAAAAATATCAAGCCTGTGGTGTGTTTGGAAATAAATTACCCCTTTTACGTGCACGCTTAGAAACCGATTTACAGGGCGATGAACTTAATGTTGAACGCACTTTAGCTGCAGTTGTTAGACTTATGGATTTAGGAGCGCTGCGCGTTGGAAATGAGCGTAATGTAAAACAAAACAAAAGTTTTGGCGCCACCACGCTGCGTACTCGCCATGCAAAGCTAACAGGTAAAAATATACAGCTACAATACCGTGCTAAATCGGGTAAAGAGCGCGAGGTAAATATTACTGATAGGGTATTGAGCCATGTAATTAAAGACTTACAAGACCTACCTGGTCAGCACTTGTTTCAATACATAAGTGATGGTGAGCGTACTAATGTAACTTCCAGTGAAATTAATCAATACATTCAACAAATAATGGGCGAGGAATTTAGTGCAAAGCACTTTAGAACATGGCGCGCCAGTGTTATCGCTTTTAAACAGCTTTTTAAAGCAAAAGGGGCGCTTACGTTAAAAAGTATGCTCGATAGCGTGTCTGAGCAGTTAGGTAATACTCCGGCAATTGCGCGTAAGTCATATGTACACCCTGATTTAATCGCACTTTGTAAGCAAGATGAAGAGACTCAAACTGCATGGCGAGAAACGCTCTCATTACCACGAAAAACAAAATACCTTAGTCGTTTTGAACGAGGCTTTTTAGCCTTTTTAAACGATTAA
- the purU gene encoding formyltetrahydrofolate deformylase, with translation MSYILTTQCADDVGLIAKITGLCHEHNLNITRNNEFVDKDAKRFFMRTELTGEPQSDFLSQLRALLPEGAQLALHDDTKTKVVLLATKEAHCLGSVLLKQFEQALNIEVLAVIANYPDLEPLAKGFDVPFHVVSHVGLSRSEHDQQVGDLIQSYNPDIIGLAKYMRILSPEFVGRFENKIINIHHSFLPAFIGAKPYHQAFERGVKIIGATAHFVNNELDEGPIILQDVTSVTHANTAEMMAKMGKDVEKTVFSKALQLASEHKLFINGNKTVVFS, from the coding sequence ATGAGCTATATACTAACCACCCAATGTGCCGATGATGTAGGCCTAATAGCCAAAATTACAGGGCTTTGCCACGAGCACAACTTAAACATTACACGTAATAACGAATTTGTAGATAAAGACGCTAAACGCTTTTTTATGCGCACTGAATTAACCGGTGAGCCGCAAAGTGATTTTTTATCGCAATTACGCGCTTTATTACCTGAGGGTGCACAACTTGCTCTGCATGACGATACAAAAACAAAAGTAGTACTACTGGCAACTAAAGAAGCACACTGTTTAGGCTCTGTGTTACTTAAACAATTTGAGCAAGCATTAAATATTGAAGTATTAGCTGTTATTGCCAATTACCCTGACTTAGAGCCACTGGCAAAAGGCTTTGATGTGCCTTTTCATGTTGTATCGCACGTAGGATTAAGCCGCAGCGAGCACGACCAACAAGTTGGTGATTTAATTCAAAGCTACAACCCAGATATTATTGGCTTAGCTAAATACATGCGTATTTTAAGCCCTGAATTTGTAGGTCGTTTTGAAAATAAAATAATTAATATTCACCACTCATTTTTACCAGCATTTATTGGTGCAAAGCCGTATCATCAAGCATTTGAACGCGGCGTAAAAATTATTGGCGCAACAGCTCACTTTGTTAATAACGAGCTTGATGAAGGGCCTATTATTTTACAAGATGTAACCAGCGTAACCCATGCAAATACCGCCGAAATGATGGCTAAAATGGGTAAAGACGTAGAAAAAACAGTATTTAGCAAAGCACTTCAGCTTGCCTCTGAGCACAAGTTATTTATTAACGGTAATAAAACCGTGGTTTTTAGCTAA
- a CDS encoding AbgT family transporter, giving the protein MTDSTHSPNQPKGNNGLFNRFLATVEFLGNMLPHPITLFAIFAVSIVLISGIADWFGLSAIDPRPIGAAGRAPDGVIEVVSLLSAEGLQRIMAGLVTNFTGFAPLGTVLVALLGVSVAEHSGLLSAAMRGMVMGASKRLVTFMVVFAAIMSNTASELGYVVLIPLAAMIFHSLGRHPLAGLAAAFAGVSGGYSANLLLGTIDPLLAGITTPAAQMIDPTYEVGAEANWYFMMISVLLIAALGTLVTEKIVEPRLGKYNPDEASIDLSQNNIDTLSAKEKLGLKWAGVALFVVLALFAWTIIPADGILRHPETGQVAGSPFLKGIVAIIFVTFSVPGFVYGRVVGSMKNDKDIINAMSKSMSSMGLYIVLVFFAAQFVAFFKWTNLGTILAINGAALLQALNLTGPEVFVLFILMCAMVNLSLGSSSAQWAITAPIFVPMLMLIGYAPETIQAAYRIGDSVTNLITPMMSYFGLILAVAVKYKKDMGIGTLVATMLPYSIVFFIGWVILFYVWVFALGLPVGPESPIYYTP; this is encoded by the coding sequence ATGACCGACTCCACACACTCTCCTAATCAACCTAAAGGCAATAACGGCTTATTTAATCGCTTTTTAGCGACCGTTGAGTTTTTAGGTAATATGCTACCTCACCCCATCACCTTATTTGCCATATTTGCCGTTTCAATTGTGTTGATCAGTGGTATTGCCGATTGGTTTGGATTAAGCGCTATTGATCCTAGACCGATTGGCGCAGCAGGGCGTGCACCTGATGGCGTTATTGAAGTTGTTAGTTTACTTAGTGCAGAAGGTCTGCAGCGCATTATGGCAGGCCTTGTCACTAACTTTACCGGTTTTGCGCCGTTAGGCACTGTACTCGTTGCACTACTTGGTGTGAGTGTTGCTGAGCATTCAGGACTACTTTCTGCTGCTATGCGTGGCATGGTTATGGGCGCTTCAAAGCGATTAGTAACCTTTATGGTGGTGTTTGCGGCAATTATGTCTAATACCGCATCAGAGCTGGGTTATGTGGTTTTAATTCCGCTTGCTGCGATGATATTTCATAGTTTAGGGCGCCACCCATTAGCGGGTTTAGCGGCTGCGTTTGCCGGCGTGTCTGGTGGTTATAGCGCTAATTTACTGTTAGGTACAATAGACCCATTACTAGCGGGTATAACAACACCTGCAGCACAAATGATTGACCCAACTTACGAGGTAGGCGCCGAGGCTAACTGGTATTTCATGATGATATCGGTATTACTTATTGCCGCACTTGGTACCTTAGTGACCGAAAAAATAGTAGAGCCACGTTTAGGTAAATATAACCCAGATGAAGCCAGTATCGACTTATCACAAAACAATATAGATACACTTAGCGCAAAAGAAAAGTTAGGGCTAAAGTGGGCAGGCGTTGCTTTATTTGTGGTGTTAGCTTTATTTGCTTGGACGATTATTCCAGCCGATGGCATTTTACGTCACCCTGAAACAGGCCAAGTGGCGGGGTCGCCTTTTTTAAAAGGGATTGTCGCAATTATATTTGTCACCTTTAGCGTACCTGGTTTTGTGTATGGGCGCGTTGTTGGCAGCATGAAAAACGATAAAGATATTATTAACGCAATGAGCAAAAGCATGAGCTCTATGGGTTTATATATTGTATTAGTGTTTTTTGCAGCCCAGTTTGTGGCCTTTTTTAAATGGACAAACTTAGGCACTATTTTAGCAATAAACGGCGCCGCACTTTTACAAGCGTTAAACCTAACTGGTCCTGAAGTATTTGTATTGTTTATTTTAATGTGTGCAATGGTTAATTTGAGCTTAGGTTCTTCATCTGCACAGTGGGCCATTACTGCTCCTATTTTTGTTCCAATGTTAATGCTAATTGGCTACGCACCTGAAACCATACAAGCAGCTTATCGTATAGGTGACTCAGTAACTAACCTAATAACGCCGATGATGAGCTACTTCGGCTTAATTTTAGCGGTAGCGGTTAAGTATAAAAAAGACATGGGAATAGGGACTTTAGTGGCGACGATGTTGCCTTACAGCATTGTGTTTTTTATTGGCTGGGTAATTTTGTTTTACGTATGGGTGTTTGCGTTAGGTTTGCCAGTCGGGCCTGAATCACCTATTTACTACACGCCATAA
- a CDS encoding response regulator transcription factor → MSQFLIADDHPLFREALKGALSAKFDDLEVFESSDFDSTLQVLSEQEDLDILLLDLHMPGNGDLYGLIRIREDYPSLPIAVVSGSEDINIVSKVMGYGAMGFIPKSSSSDDIANAINQILEGDTWLPKELKNKVAEIEGEDREIAAQVASLTPQQYRVLQYLHEGLLNKQIAYELHISEATVKAHITAIFRKLGVYNRTQAVLIAAKLQLEPIEQA, encoded by the coding sequence ATGAGTCAGTTTTTAATAGCGGATGATCATCCGTTATTTCGCGAAGCACTAAAAGGGGCATTAAGTGCTAAGTTTGACGATTTAGAAGTATTTGAATCATCAGATTTTGACAGCACATTGCAAGTACTTAGCGAACAAGAAGATCTTGATATATTACTGCTAGATTTACACATGCCAGGAAATGGCGATTTATATGGCCTAATTCGCATTCGCGAAGATTACCCTAGCTTACCTATTGCGGTTGTATCAGGGAGTGAAGACATAAACATAGTGTCGAAGGTTATGGGTTATGGGGCAATGGGGTTTATTCCTAAGTCATCATCTTCAGATGATATTGCTAATGCTATAAACCAAATACTAGAAGGCGATACGTGGCTACCAAAAGAGCTTAAAAATAAAGTAGCTGAAATAGAAGGCGAAGACAGAGAAATAGCAGCGCAAGTTGCATCGCTAACACCACAGCAATATCGCGTATTGCAATACCTACACGAAGGTTTGCTAAACAAGCAAATAGCTTATGAATTACATATTTCAGAGGCAACAGTAAAAGCACACATTACTGCCATTTTTAGAAAACTAGGGGTTTATAACCGTACGCAGGCTGTTTTAATCGCCGCTAAATTACAGTTAGAGCCAATAGAGCAAGCATAA
- the acs gene encoding acetate--CoA ligase has product MSQSIYPVPAHIEKTTLVDNEKYNTLYKQSIDDPQGFWREHGQRLDWFTPYTKVKNTSFDKGHIDIKWYEDGYLNASYNCIDRHLKTKADKVALIWEGDNPNQTENITYQQLHNEVAKFANGLKKLGVQKGDRVAIYMPMTPQAIYAMQACARIGAIHSVVFGGFSPSAIADRIKDSGAKVVITSDEGRRAGNCVPLKANVDEAVAQESVTTIEHVVVHQLTGGEVDWNEHDIWWHDLVADLPAQCEPEPMKAEDPLFILYTSGSTGQPKGVVHTTGGYLVYSSMTHEYVFDLQEDDVYWCSADVGWITGHSYIAYGPLVNGCTQVVFEGVPTYPTAGRMGEVVDKHGVTILYTAPTAIRALMAKGDEPTASSKRESLRILGSVGEPINPEAWTWYYENIGNSNCPIVDTWWQTETGGIMITPLPGATQTKPGSATHPFFGIAPALFDAEGNTLEGAVDGNLVILDSWPSQARTVYGDHERFEQTYFSAYPGVYFTGDGCRRDEDGYYWITGRVDDVLNVSGHRLGTAEIESALVAHEAVAEAAVVGYPHDIKGQGIYVYITPNEGITVSDELTKEVRNWVRKELSPIASPDMIQWSPGLPKTRSGKIMRRILRKIAANEHQQLGDTSTLADPTVVDELIENRLNR; this is encoded by the coding sequence ATGTCACAAAGTATCTATCCTGTTCCTGCACACATTGAAAAAACGACGTTAGTTGATAACGAAAAATATAATACACTCTACAAACAGTCGATTGATGACCCACAAGGGTTTTGGCGTGAACATGGCCAGCGCTTAGATTGGTTTACTCCCTATACCAAAGTTAAAAACACCTCATTTGATAAAGGCCATATAGACATAAAATGGTACGAAGATGGCTACTTAAACGCATCTTACAACTGTATTGACCGCCATTTAAAAACTAAAGCCGATAAAGTTGCACTTATTTGGGAGGGTGATAACCCAAACCAAACTGAAAACATTACCTACCAACAATTACACAACGAAGTCGCTAAATTTGCCAATGGCCTAAAAAAACTGGGCGTACAAAAGGGTGACCGTGTAGCTATTTATATGCCTATGACACCACAGGCCATTTACGCTATGCAGGCGTGTGCGCGTATTGGTGCTATTCATTCGGTTGTATTTGGGGGGTTTTCTCCTTCAGCTATTGCTGATCGCATTAAAGATTCGGGTGCTAAAGTGGTGATCACTTCTGATGAAGGTCGCCGTGCGGGCAACTGTGTACCATTAAAAGCCAACGTAGATGAAGCGGTAGCGCAAGAGTCTGTTACAACAATTGAACACGTTGTTGTACATCAGCTGACGGGTGGCGAAGTTGATTGGAACGAGCACGACATTTGGTGGCACGACCTTGTTGCTGACTTACCAGCGCAATGCGAACCGGAACCAATGAAGGCAGAAGATCCATTATTTATTTTATATACATCGGGTTCAACGGGTCAGCCAAAAGGCGTAGTACACACGACTGGCGGCTATTTAGTGTATTCATCAATGACGCACGAATATGTATTTGATTTACAAGAGGACGACGTGTATTGGTGTAGTGCCGATGTAGGTTGGATCACAGGCCATAGTTACATTGCTTATGGCCCACTTGTTAATGGTTGTACACAAGTTGTATTTGAAGGCGTACCGACTTACCCAACTGCAGGACGTATGGGCGAAGTGGTTGATAAACATGGCGTAACCATTTTATACACAGCGCCCACCGCTATCCGCGCATTAATGGCTAAAGGGGATGAACCTACAGCGTCTTCAAAGCGTGAAAGCTTACGTATTTTAGGCTCAGTGGGCGAACCAATTAATCCAGAAGCCTGGACGTGGTATTACGAAAATATTGGTAATTCAAATTGCCCAATAGTTGATACTTGGTGGCAAACCGAAACGGGTGGCATTATGATCACGCCACTACCGGGCGCTACGCAAACTAAACCTGGCTCTGCAACTCATCCGTTTTTTGGCATTGCACCGGCGCTATTTGATGCAGAGGGTAATACATTAGAAGGTGCGGTTGATGGTAATTTAGTTATTTTAGATAGCTGGCCTTCACAAGCACGCACTGTTTATGGCGACCACGAACGCTTTGAGCAAACCTATTTTAGTGCTTACCCTGGTGTTTACTTTACAGGTGACGGTTGTCGCCGTGATGAAGACGGTTACTATTGGATCACAGGGCGTGTAGATGATGTGCTTAATGTTTCGGGTCACCGCTTAGGTACTGCTGAAATAGAAAGTGCGCTAGTAGCACACGAAGCGGTAGCAGAGGCCGCAGTAGTTGGTTACCCACATGATATTAAAGGCCAAGGCATTTACGTATACATCACGCCAAATGAAGGCATTACAGTGAGTGATGAGCTTACTAAAGAAGTGCGTAATTGGGTGCGTAAAGAGCTAAGCCCTATTGCTTCTCCCGATATGATTCAATGGTCACCTGGTTTACCTAAAACACGCTCTGGTAAGATTATGCGCCGTATTTTACGTAAAATTGCCGCTAATGAGCATCAACAGCTCGGCGATACATCAACACTTGCAGACCCAACCGTAGTTGATGAGCTCATAGAAAACCGATTAAATCGTTAA
- a CDS encoding DcaP family trimeric outer membrane transporter — translation MKFTPLKTLAASAVLCALTSTAYAATAAKIGDTEFTYGGYIKLDTMWSDYSAGAPSGSSVGRDFYVPSTLPVGDDDDSDAVFDMHARESRFNFGTSTLMDNGKTVKTKIELDFLASAPGGNERVSNSYAPRIRHAFVTYDGWLFGQTWSNFQNVGALAETLDFVGPAEGTVFVRQTQIKYTTGAWSFSLENPESTITTQGGARVETDDASLPDFTARYTHNADWGNFVVAALARQLTYKVGDVDADETSFGVSASGRVNFGEDYLKFMLTQGKGLGRYVGLNVAHGAVLDGDELDAIDSTSGFVAYQHKWTSQWRSTFLYSFFSADNNTDLLTISGDPVESSQSFSANILYSPVKRLTFGAEFKHAERETESGVDGDLERLQFSVKYNF, via the coding sequence ATGAAATTTACCCCATTAAAAACATTGGCAGCAAGTGCTGTACTATGCGCACTAACAAGTACGGCATATGCAGCAACTGCAGCAAAAATCGGCGATACAGAATTTACTTACGGCGGATACATTAAGTTAGACACTATGTGGAGCGATTACTCTGCAGGCGCCCCTTCGGGCTCTAGTGTTGGTCGTGATTTTTATGTGCCAAGCACGCTGCCTGTTGGTGACGATGACGATTCTGATGCTGTATTTGACATGCACGCACGCGAATCGCGCTTTAATTTTGGTACATCAACGTTAATGGATAACGGTAAAACGGTAAAAACTAAAATTGAGTTAGACTTTTTAGCATCAGCACCAGGTGGTAATGAGCGCGTTTCAAATTCATACGCGCCGCGTATTCGCCATGCTTTTGTTACTTACGACGGTTGGTTATTTGGTCAAACATGGTCAAACTTTCAAAACGTGGGTGCACTTGCTGAAACGCTTGATTTTGTAGGCCCAGCCGAGGGCACTGTATTTGTGCGCCAAACACAAATTAAATACACTACAGGCGCATGGTCGTTCTCATTAGAGAACCCAGAGAGCACTATTACCACTCAAGGTGGCGCGCGTGTAGAAACAGACGATGCATCACTTCCTGATTTTACAGCACGTTACACACATAACGCCGACTGGGGTAACTTTGTTGTTGCAGCACTTGCTCGTCAACTTACTTATAAAGTGGGCGATGTAGATGCAGATGAGACCTCATTTGGTGTTAGCGCATCTGGTCGTGTAAATTTTGGTGAAGACTACCTTAAATTTATGCTTACTCAAGGTAAAGGTTTGGGCCGTTATGTAGGTTTGAATGTAGCACACGGTGCAGTACTTGATGGTGATGAGTTAGATGCAATTGACTCAACCTCGGGCTTTGTTGCTTATCAGCATAAGTGGACAAGCCAGTGGCGCTCAACTTTCTTATATTCTTTTTTTAGTGCCGATAACAACACTGATTTACTAACAATCTCTGGCGATCCGGTTGAATCTAGTCAAAGCTTTAGCGCAAACATTTTATACTCACCTGTTAAACGTTTAACATTTGGCGCTGAGTTTAAACACGCAGAGCGTGAAACTGAAAGCGGCGTAGATGGTGATTTAGAACGCTTGCAGTTCTCTGTTAAGTACAACTTTTAA
- a CDS encoding TonB-dependent siderophore receptor produces the protein MSSPQILRLSKLSLITSLVLSGHAFAQETNTKDDSLEKIAVYGQHHKNYITEDAQSATKLGLTIKETPQSISVVSRALMDDFSLDDINSVLESTPGVTVEQIETDRTYFKARGFEITNFQVNGLGIPQSSGSIQGTLDTSIYDRVEIVRGANGLMTGAGNPSATVNMVLKKPTYITQAHASLSYGSWDNKRLELDVSTPINENHAVRAVFTKQKSESYLDRYETDKTIGYLAYEGKLTDDTTLSINYVNQQKDADSPLWGALPLYYTDGTATDYDVSTSTAADWSYWDNSAEQVYVTLEQNLSATWVATARYAHIENEQDSELFYVFGTPDSETGLGLTGYASRYDYEDKHDLFDLYASGKFDLFGQEHDLSFGVSQAKMDYNEQSLFDYTTGNGFPPMPSLDSWDGVIPEATLVDALSGSDIKNKQQSAYVSTRIKLGEPLSVLAGVRYTDWETSGSAYGVEQTRDDSEVIPYFGAVYDFTESFSAYASYTETFVPQKELDINNEQLAPITGKSSEIGVKAQLLDDQVFVTFAYFDAKQEGLAVEIANTAPNSRYYAADGINSDGFEIELSGKITDDLSASISFSNLSIEGDDEVENYTPENQLKLAATYQVPFVEGLTFGANYRWQDSTTRDQYDENAEPRVYVTTTNQDAYGILDLMANYKITKNVGVTFNVNNTTDEKYLHSLYWAQGYYGAPRNYALSVNWQL, from the coding sequence ATGTCGTCCCCACAAATTTTGCGTTTATCTAAGCTAAGTCTTATTACATCACTCGTTTTATCTGGTCATGCATTTGCACAAGAAACAAATACAAAAGATGACTCACTAGAAAAAATAGCTGTATACGGCCAGCACCATAAAAACTACATCACAGAAGATGCGCAATCTGCTACTAAGTTAGGCCTAACAATTAAAGAAACACCGCAAAGTATTTCTGTTGTTTCTCGTGCTCTAATGGATGATTTTTCACTAGACGATATTAACTCTGTACTTGAAAGCACGCCAGGGGTAACCGTTGAGCAAATAGAAACAGACCGTACTTACTTTAAAGCCCGTGGTTTTGAAATCACAAACTTTCAAGTAAATGGTTTAGGTATCCCGCAAAGCTCAGGATCAATTCAGGGAACCTTAGATACTTCTATTTATGACCGAGTTGAAATTGTTCGTGGCGCTAATGGTTTAATGACCGGTGCGGGTAACCCATCTGCCACGGTAAATATGGTACTTAAAAAACCAACTTACATAACGCAAGCACATGCATCTTTATCTTACGGCTCTTGGGATAACAAACGCTTAGAGCTTGATGTTTCAACACCCATTAATGAGAACCACGCTGTACGTGCAGTATTTACAAAACAAAAATCTGAGTCATACCTAGATCGTTACGAAACAGATAAAACAATTGGTTACTTAGCCTATGAAGGCAAACTAACTGACGATACAACGTTAAGCATCAACTATGTTAATCAACAAAAAGATGCCGACAGCCCTCTTTGGGGAGCATTACCTCTTTATTATACCGATGGCACAGCAACAGATTACGATGTATCTACAAGCACTGCAGCTGATTGGTCATATTGGGATAACAGCGCAGAGCAAGTATATGTAACACTTGAGCAAAACTTATCTGCTACTTGGGTAGCTACAGCGCGTTATGCACACATAGAAAACGAGCAAGACTCAGAACTATTTTACGTATTCGGTACACCAGATAGCGAAACTGGCCTTGGTTTAACAGGTTACGCAAGTCGTTACGACTACGAAGATAAGCACGACCTGTTTGATTTATACGCTAGCGGAAAATTTGATTTATTTGGTCAAGAGCACGACTTATCATTTGGTGTAAGCCAAGCTAAAATGGATTATAACGAACAGTCGCTTTTCGATTACACCACAGGTAACGGCTTTCCTCCGATGCCATCGCTTGACTCGTGGGATGGCGTAATACCTGAAGCAACCCTTGTTGATGCCTTAAGTGGCAGTGACATAAAAAATAAGCAACAATCAGCCTATGTATCTACACGTATAAAGTTAGGTGAACCATTAAGCGTACTAGCCGGTGTGCGTTACACTGATTGGGAAACTTCTGGCAGTGCTTATGGTGTTGAACAAACGCGTGATGATAGCGAAGTTATTCCATATTTCGGTGCTGTTTATGACTTTACTGAATCGTTTTCAGCGTACGCAAGCTACACAGAAACGTTCGTACCGCAAAAAGAGCTAGATATCAACAATGAGCAACTTGCACCAATAACAGGTAAAAGTAGCGAAATTGGCGTAAAAGCACAGCTTTTAGATGACCAAGTATTTGTCACCTTTGCTTACTTTGATGCAAAACAGGAAGGACTTGCCGTTGAAATAGCAAACACAGCACCAAATTCTCGTTACTACGCCGCTGACGGTATTAACAGTGACGGTTTTGAAATTGAGCTAAGCGGTAAGATTACAGATGATTTAAGTGCAAGCATTAGCTTTAGTAACCTAAGTATTGAAGGTGACGATGAGGTAGAAAATTACACACCAGAAAATCAGCTTAAATTAGCAGCTACTTACCAAGTACCGTTTGTTGAAGGCTTAACATTTGGTGCAAACTACCGCTGGCAAGACTCTACAACTCGTGACCAATATGATGAAAATGCTGAGCCTAGAGTATATGTAACAACCACGAATCAAGATGCTTACGGCATACTCGATTTAATGGCTAACTATAAAATCACTAAAAACGTAGGTGTTACTTTTAACGTAAACAACACCACAGATGAAAAATACCTACACAGCCTATACTGGGCGCAAGGTTACTATGGCGCGCCACGTAACTACGCGCTTTCAGTTAACTGGCAGCTATAA